The following proteins are encoded in a genomic region of Pan troglodytes isolate AG18354 chromosome Y, NHGRI_mPanTro3-v2.0_pri, whole genome shotgun sequence:
- the LOC740336 gene encoding RNA-binding motif protein, Y chromosome, family 1 member F/J isoform X2, with translation MVEADHPGKLFIGGLNRETNEKTLKAVFGKHGPISEVLLIKDRTSKSRGFAFITFENPADAKNAAKDMNGKSLDGKAIKVEQAKKPSFQSDGRRRPPASSRNRSPSESLRSARGSSGGTRGWLPSHEGHLDDGEYTPDLNMSYSRGLTPVKRGPSSRSGGPPPKKSAPSAVARSSSWMGSQGPMSQRRENYGVPPRRGTISSWRNDRMSPRYDGYATNDGNHPSCQETRDYAPPSRGYAYRDNVHSNRDEHSSRGYRNHRSSRETRDYAPPSRGHAYRDCGHSRRHETYSRGYRNHRSSQETRDYPPPSRGHAYHDYGHSRRHESYSRGYSYHDGYGEALGRDHSEHLRGSSYRDAFQGYGTSHDAPPARGPRMSYGGSTCHAYSNTRDRYGRSWESYSRSCGDFPYCDREHVCRKDQRNPPSLGRVLPDPREAYGSSSYVASIVDGGESRSEKGDSSRY, from the exons ATGGTAGAAGCAGATCATCCTGGCAAGCTTTTCATTGGTGGCCTCAATAGAGAAACCAATGAGAAGACGCTTAAAGCAGTATTTGGGAAACATGGTCCCATATCAGAAG ttcttttgatAAAGGATCGAACCAGCAAATCCAGAGGCTTTGCATTTATTACTTTTGAGAACCCTGCAGATGCTAAGAATGCTGCCAAAGATATGAATGGAAAG TCTTTGGATGGAAAAGCAATAAAAGTAGAACAAGCCAAGAAACCATCTTTTCAAAGTGATGGTAGGCGGAGACCACCAGCTTCTTCGAGAAACAGAAGCCCTTCAGAAAGTCTGAGATCTGCAAGAGGAAGCAGTGGAGGAACAAGAGGGTGGCTTCCCTCACATGAAGGACACCTgg ATGATGGTGAATACACTCCTGATCTCAACATGAGTTATTCTAGGGGactcactccagttaaaagagGTCCATCTTCAAGAAGTGGAGGTCCTCCTCCGAAAAAATCTGCTCCTTCTGCTGTGGCAAGAAGCAGTAGTTGGATGGGAAGCCAAG GTCCCATGTCACAAAGAAGAGAGAATTATGGAGTTCCTCCACGCAGAGGGACAATATCTTCCTGGAGAAATGATCGCATGTCACCAAGATATGATGGTTATGCAACTAATGATgg AAATCATCCAAGTTGCCAAGAAACGAGGGATTATGCTCCACCATCTAGAGGCTATGCATACCGTGATAATGTTCATTCTAATCGGGATGAACATTCCTCTAGAGGATATAG AAATCATCGAAGTTCCCGAGAAACTAGGGATTATGCTCCACCATCTAGAGGCCATGCATACCGTGATTGTGGTCATTCTCGTCGGCATGAAACTTATTCCAGAGGATATAG AAATCATCGAAGTTCCCAAGAAACTAGGGATTATCCTCCACCATCTAGAGGCCATGCTTACCATGATTATGGTCATTCTCGTCGGCATGAAAGTTATTCTAGAGGATATag ttaTCACGATGGCTACGGTGAGGCCCTTGGTAGAGATCATTCTGAACATCTACGTGGAAGTTCTTATAGAGATGCATTTCAGGGATACG GGACCTCTCATGATGCACCACCTGCACGAGGGCCTCGGATGTCTTATGGTGGAAGCACCTGCCATGCATATAGTAATACACGAGATAGATATGGCAGAAGTTGGGAGAGTTACTCAAGGAGCTGTGGTGATTTTCCTTATTGTGATCGTGAGCATGTTTGCAGAAAAGACCAAAGGAATCCGCCTTCTCTGGGTAGGGTGCTCCCTGATCCTCGTGAAGCATATGGTAGCTCAAGTTATGTGGCATCTATAGTAGATGGTGGGGAGAGTCGATCTGAAAAAGGAGACTCGAGCAGATATTAA
- the LOC740336 gene encoding RNA-binding motif protein, Y chromosome, family 1 member F/J isoform X1, with protein sequence MVEADHPGKLFIGGLNRETNEKTLKAVFGKHGPISEVLLIKDRTSKSRGFAFITFENPADAKNAAKDMNGKSLDGKAIKVEQAKKPSFQSDGRRRPPASSRNRSPSESLRSARGSSGGTRGWLPSHEGHLDDGEYTPDLNMSYSRGLTPVKRGPSSRSGGPPPKKSAPSAVARSSSWMGSQGPMSQRRENYGVPPRRGTISSWRNDRMSPRYDGYATNDGNHPSCQETRDYAPPSRGYAYRDNVHSNRDEHSSRGYRNHRSSRETRDYAPPSRGHAYRDCGHSRRHETYSRGYRNHRSSQETRDYPPPSRGHAYHDYGHSRRHESYSRGYRNSPSSRETRDYTPPPRDYAYRDYGHSSWDEHSSRGYSYHDGYGEALGRDHSEHLRGSSYRDAFQGYGTSHDAPPARGPRMSYGGSTCHAYSNTRDRYGRSWESYSRSCGDFPYCDREHVCRKDQRNPPSLGRVLPDPREAYGSSSYVASIVDGGESRSEKGDSSRY encoded by the exons ATGGTAGAAGCAGATCATCCTGGCAAGCTTTTCATTGGTGGCCTCAATAGAGAAACCAATGAGAAGACGCTTAAAGCAGTATTTGGGAAACATGGTCCCATATCAGAAG ttcttttgatAAAGGATCGAACCAGCAAATCCAGAGGCTTTGCATTTATTACTTTTGAGAACCCTGCAGATGCTAAGAATGCTGCCAAAGATATGAATGGAAAG TCTTTGGATGGAAAAGCAATAAAAGTAGAACAAGCCAAGAAACCATCTTTTCAAAGTGATGGTAGGCGGAGACCACCAGCTTCTTCGAGAAACAGAAGCCCTTCAGAAAGTCTGAGATCTGCAAGAGGAAGCAGTGGAGGAACAAGAGGGTGGCTTCCCTCACATGAAGGACACCTgg ATGATGGTGAATACACTCCTGATCTCAACATGAGTTATTCTAGGGGactcactccagttaaaagagGTCCATCTTCAAGAAGTGGAGGTCCTCCTCCGAAAAAATCTGCTCCTTCTGCTGTGGCAAGAAGCAGTAGTTGGATGGGAAGCCAAG GTCCCATGTCACAAAGAAGAGAGAATTATGGAGTTCCTCCACGCAGAGGGACAATATCTTCCTGGAGAAATGATCGCATGTCACCAAGATATGATGGTTATGCAACTAATGATgg AAATCATCCAAGTTGCCAAGAAACGAGGGATTATGCTCCACCATCTAGAGGCTATGCATACCGTGATAATGTTCATTCTAATCGGGATGAACATTCCTCTAGAGGATATAG AAATCATCGAAGTTCCCGAGAAACTAGGGATTATGCTCCACCATCTAGAGGCCATGCATACCGTGATTGTGGTCATTCTCGTCGGCATGAAACTTATTCCAGAGGATATAG AAATCATCGAAGTTCCCAAGAAACTAGGGATTATCCTCCACCATCTAGAGGCCATGCTTACCATGATTATGGTCATTCTCGTCGGCATGAAAGTTATTCTAGAGGATATag AAATAGTCCAAGTTCCCGAGAAACCAGGGATTATACTCCACCACCTAGAGACTATGCATACCGTGATTATGGTCATTCTAGTTGGGATGAACATTCCTCTAGAGGATATAG ttaTCACGATGGCTACGGTGAGGCCCTTGGTAGAGATCATTCTGAACATCTACGTGGAAGTTCTTATAGAGATGCATTTCAGGGATACG GGACCTCTCATGATGCACCACCTGCACGAGGGCCTCGGATGTCTTATGGTGGAAGCACCTGCCATGCATATAGTAATACACGAGATAGATATGGCAGAAGTTGGGAGAGTTACTCAAGGAGCTGTGGTGATTTTCCTTATTGTGATCGTGAGCATGTTTGCAGAAAAGACCAAAGGAATCCGCCTTCTCTGGGTAGGGTGCTCCCTGATCCTCGTGAAGCATATGGTAGCTCAAGTTATGTGGCATCTATAGTAGATGGTGGGGAGAGTCGATCTGAAAAAGGAGACTCGAGCAGATATTAA